The Stigmatopora argus isolate UIUO_Sarg chromosome 1, RoL_Sarg_1.0, whole genome shotgun sequence genome segment TACATGAATGCCGGCTGACTCGCAATCTCAACTTCAATCAGTCTTGTTCGATTTGGTACCCCCCTTATATGCTGTTTGCACCAACCCGCACTACCCTGAAATCCTCTTCAATGACTGATTCCTTTTGTTGTCTTTGATTAAAATGATACGGCGCTGGCACGTATGTGCAAACCAGAAGGAATTCGACTCCAGCCTTGACGATTACAAATAGTTGTACCTTGGCCCACCAGCTGGACAGGACAAAGTAGGTGTTGACATTCTCCTCTCCAAACTGCTCGGCCACATAGAGGCCCAGGGAGCCATACTTGTCGTAGATGTTCTTCTTGGTGCCGTCGCTCAAGATGGCGTGAGCGTTGTTGATTTCTTTGAACTTCTCAACCGCGTCTGGATTGTCGGGATTTTTATCTGGGTGAAACTTTAACGCCAGTTTCCTGCAAACAAAACATGGAATTAAGCGAATGCAATTCCTTTGCAGTGGCGGTGACAGACAGATCACCTGTAACATTTTTTGATGTCCTCAGTTGTTGCATTCTTGTCCACTCCCAACACAGCGTACAATGATTCTCCTGACGTGGACAGAGCGCGCTGTCTCTGCTGCTCCATCGCCCTTCACCtgacagatattttttttaaaaaggcaagtaCATTGAGCACATTTGCCTGCAGATTTTCACAACacttcctgtgtggactttgcatgtagTGTGTTGGATTTATCCAGGTCCTCCTGTcaagtttcctaccacattcacAATTCAATCAGTGTACGAGATTGACTTAACAACCTGTGTTGGAAGGTTTGACTGGGACGGTGGACAATTTGGGTTCTACTGTAAGATTATAGTGAGCTGGGACAGGATCCAGCAGCCCCTCGGTAGGAGAAGCAAAACATAAAGGAATCGGATGGATGGATAATTAATGATGTTAGGAACTCTAGGCTGTTCATGCAGCACCGTGAGAAGATATAAGAGGACACACTGCACTACCAAATtcactacaattttttttttcttcattaaattTACAAATTGAAATTCCGATCCAAGTATACTTCCTGGGACAAGGTCAAATAATTTATCAATAATGCAAGAGATTGATAGTCTGCGGCAATTCAATTATTAGTAGTATGCTTTTTTTATGTCAACTCTTACAGAAAAATATGTAGAAAGAAAATTTTGAGAAGAGTTGATTTGTAACATGACTTACGATACTCGTTGCTCTACGGTGTTTTAAGATAGATTAAGGAGAGACCAACTAAGAATAGAAGCAGGTTTGTGTGATCCACTTGGAAGGCTTAGCATTGAATGCTAACATATATTGTACACACCGAATTAACTCGGCATTCAACGCAGAAAAAACAGGtagatccaacacaaacaaaaaggaACGAAATATATGGCGAACGCGGCGAGAGGAGACACCCTGAGGGGCGATTCGAAGCCCTTTCGACGGACTAGCGACTAGTGACTGTCTCCCCGAGACCCCTCAATGAGCGGCGGCGAGACAAGCGCTCTTTAGAGCCGATAATCTCCACTGCCTGGATCGGTTAGCCCGCTAGCATTAAACGGCTCACTAATCCAAGGACGGCTAACAGCAGTGTTAGCCTAGACGCTAACAGAGAGGGACAAAAATACGCACCGATTTAACTCTCGCGCAACCCTCCGAGGACGAATTCCGCCTTCTTTCGTGCAATATTCGAATCGTAGTGGATCTGGTCAAAAGTCGCTCATCATCCCACCAGGCACCGGCGGCCCCCCAAATCCGAACAGCGAGTGGCTAACGTTTACACCGGCAGCTTGCTTGCGAGGAGCCGTCAATCATTCCCAGCGGACGCGTCACGCGAGCACACGCCTGCTTCCTTTCAGGGcctgggtgtcaaactcggaatggttcgcggaccgcatcaacgtcaactcgattttatgtgggccacaACATTTGAGATatattaatcctttttttttttttaaatccgattaaaagaaatggatcctaaatattcatttttttatagatctaaacgaTGTTTACTTGAGCATTTTTTCCTAatggtttttcatttcaaaaggaaactatatatatatatatatatatatatatatatatatatatatatatatatatatatatatatatatatatatatatatatatatagatatatagatatatatatatatagatatatagatatatatatatatatatagatatatataatatatataatatataaaatatatatatatatatatatacacacatatattattgtgttcaatattaaagtggaaaacagaaaatattttatatatttatttttagattatacaacaggcattttgaactaaaaacacaaagaaaaaaaattaataaaaaattgcaattattgatttaaaaaggggaaaattaggaaatataatatacatctataatattcatttgaatttgatcctaaaacagaaagtcggcactcatgatttactttctcgggctgcacagaattatgtggtgggccagatttggcccccgggccgccacttgttCTAGGggacgcttttttttttaattcactttcAAATTTGTAAATGTTCTTTCTGACAATTGGACTAACTTTTTATCCAGAATGATGCGAGTCCTCAACATTCATTTTGTAGCTTTACATTTCATCGTTGAACTTgcgttgttattatttttaagttttaataaGGATATCTCTTTTTGTTAATCATTTTGGCTAGATGTTTATGGTTGACAGTAACTCTTCTGGAAATGGGCTTGACAACTTTA includes the following:
- the LOC144074498 gene encoding dnaJ homolog subfamily C member 5-like → MEQQRQRALSTSGESLYAVLGVDKNATTEDIKKCYRKLALKFHPDKNPDNPDAVEKFKEINNAHAILSDGTKKNIYDKYGSLGLYVAEQFGEENVNTYFVLSSWWAKALFVFCCLSTGCYFCCCLCCCCNCCCGKCKPRPPMDQEPEFYVSPEDLEAQMTADERDGANEPIVMQPSSATETTQLTADAHQSYRTDSY